One Triticum dicoccoides isolate Atlit2015 ecotype Zavitan chromosome 5B, WEW_v2.0, whole genome shotgun sequence genomic window carries:
- the LOC119312066 gene encoding disease resistance protein Pik-2-like: protein MELAVGASEATIKSLLTKLGSLLAEQYALARGVRSDIQFINDELASMQAFLSNLGNSTDDHDDQTKDWMKQVRDVSYDIEDCVDDFTNGLRPDPQRDDWRSKARGFLYEIWTLSRRRSIAAQIADLKQRAQHVGERRGRYGVRDPNPGSGKSGLDGYTTAEHQEITRRLIGIQRPVGVDIAELEKWIKSPEKKRSVISIYGFGGVGKTTAAMALYRSCGVHFTCRAMVTVSHHTDPDVVLREILRQVKMQVKDQQVQNSTVNTSEKKNPAAAAPPRMLSRLSQFRLYCRNQDKDGKASGKERQLIIDDLLKHLRKNRYLLLIDDVWSSSMWQTILNCLPENDENSRIIVTTRFEAVAKTSHLDHDHFHQMDPLSVKYAEHLFNTSLSECRDAQSSKTSQSDQVPPRVWKMCGGLPLPIVTMAGLMASNKLMKREEWNKVCEALFPDEQVCHKPEEFMRIINYCYSALPSDLKTCSLYFSIFPKGRSISKKRLIRRWIAEGFVSEKQGLSVDDVAETCFNQLIKRQIIRPVQNSTDGKVKSCQVHDMVLEYIITKAAEENFVTVVGGQWSIPTRSSKVRRMSLHSSDSKHARKAYGMNLSHVRSLTLFGSLEQQRFKSFKTGIVQVLDLEGCSGFKAKHASVSDICKMTLLKYLSLRGTDISVLPPNIGGLKYLETLDIRQTEVEELPKTVVLLERISNILGGDKRTRKALKLPKEMKKGAMKTLRVLSGIEITEESTAVSNLHELTGLKKLAIYKLHKSDHDDLLSSIQYLGGYSLKTLVIDDESSEFHDKLGKMSTPPVYLNALELSGKLCNFPSWITKLRDIVKLTLSATLLGPENLECLRDLKTLFSLTFSVHATKHDPDIAAILHKNKSDYGGEIFFPPGGFANLKLFRIFTPILPSLNFSEGSMPGLERLALCFKLLEGLHGVEKLKSLHDVILTVDGEAGSTTQSIINDLKEAKEAAKSNYVLDIKENSVMN, encoded by the exons ATGGAGTTGGCGGTAGGCGCCTCGGAGGCCACCATCAAGTCCCTGCTGACCAAGCTCGGGAGCCTTCTGGCGGAGCAGTACGCCTTGGCCCGCGGCGTCCGCAGCGACATCCAGTTCATCAACGACGAGCTCGCGAGCATGCAGGCCTTCCTCAGCAACCTCGGCAACAGCACCGACGACCACGACGACCAGACCAAGGACTGGATGAAGCAGGTCCGCGATGTCTCCTACGACATTGAGGACTGCGTCGACGACTTCACCAACGGCCTCCGACCTGATCCCCAGCGCGACGACTGGCGTTCCAAGGCCCGCGGGTTCCTCTACGAGATCTGGACATTAAGTCGCCGGAGAAGCATAGCTGCCCAGATCGCCGATCTCAAGCAGCGGGCGCAGCATGTGGGCGAGCGCCGCGGCAGGTATGGCGTCCGCGACCCGAATCCCGGCAGCGGGAAGAGTGGTTTGGATGGGTATACCACTGCCGAGCACCAGGAGATAACCCGTCGACTTATCGGCATCCAGAGGCCAGTTGGGGTGGACATAGCAGAGCTTGAGAAGTGGATTAAATCTCCAGAGAAGAAGCGGAGTGTTATATCCATATACGGATTTGGCGGCGTGGGAAAAACCACGGCCGCCATGGCACTGTACCGGAGCTGCGGGGTTCATTTCACGTGTCGGGCAATGGTCACCGTGTCACATCACACTGACCCTGATGTAGTTCTCCGTGAGATACTGAGGCAAGTCAAGATGCAAGTGAAGGATCAGCAAGTCCAGAATAGTACCGTAAACACCTCGGAGAAGAAGAATCCAGCAGCAGCGGCTCCCCCCCGGATGCTCAGCAGGCTGAGCCAATTCCGGCTGTATTGCCGCAATCAAGATAAGGATGGTAAAGCCTCGGGCAAGGAGCGCCAACTGATAATAGATGATCTCTTGAAACACCTCAGGAAAAATAG GTACTTACTGTTAATTGACGACGTCTGGTCATCATCTATGTGGCAGACAATCTTGAACTGCTTGCCAGAAAATGATGAAAATAGCAGAATAATTGTGACCACACGATTTGAAGCTGTTGCAAAGACTTCACACTTGGACCATGATCACTTTCATCAGATGGATCCTCTTTCTGTGAAATATGCCGAGCACTTGTTTAACACAAGTTTGTCCGAGTGCAGGGATGCTCAAAGCAGTAAGACAAGCCAGAGCGATCAAGTTCCACCCAGAGTCTGGAAGATGTGTGGTGGCCTGCCATTACCCATAGTTACCATGGCTGGTCTCATGGCATCCAACAAGCTCATGAAGCGAGAGGAATGGAATAAAGTTTGCGAGGCTTTGTTTCCAGATGAACAAGTATGCCATAAACCAGAGGAATTTATGAGGATAATCAATTACTGCTACAGTGCTTTGCCTAGTGATCTCAAGACTTGCTCTCTGTATTTTAGCATCTTTCCAAAGGGTCGCAGTATCAGCAAGAAGCGGCTAATCAGGAGGTGGATAGCGGAGGGCTTTGTCAGCGAGAAGCAAGGGCTGAGTGTGGATGATGTTGCAGAGACGTGCTTTAATCAGCTTATTAAAAGGCAGATAATACGGCCTGTACAGAACAGCACCGATGGCAAGGTGAAGAGCTGTCAAGTCCATGACATGGTCCTTGAGTACATTATAACCAAGGCAGCCGAAGAGAATTTCGTTACTGTGGTTGGTGGCCAGTGGTCCATACCAACTCGTAGCAGCAAAGTCCGCAGGATGTCGCTCCACAGTAGTGACTCCAAACATGCAAGGAAAGCATATGGAATGAACTTGTCTCATGTCCGATCACTAACTTTGTTTGGGAGCCTAGAGCAACAGCGGTTTAAATCATTCAAGACTGGAATAGTGCAAGTACTAGACCTCGAAGGTTGCAGCGGTTTCAAGGCAAAGCATGCCAGTGTCTCGGACATCTGTAAAATGACTCTTCTCAAGTACCTGAGCCTCCGAGGAACAGACATCAGCGTACTACCACCGAACATCGGGGGTCTCAAGTATTTGGAAACACTGGACATAAGGCAGACGGAAGTTGAAGAACTGCCTAAAACTGTAGTTCTGCTGGAACGAATCAGCAATATACTTGGAGGAGATAAGAGAACACGGAAAGCCTTGAAGTTGCCTAAAGAGATGAAGAAGGGAGCAATGAAAACCCTGCGCGTACTTTCTGGGATTGAGATCACTGAAGAATCGACTGCCGTATCAAACCTCCATGAACTAACTGGGCTGAAGAAGTTGGCCATTTACAAGCTTCACAAGTCTGACCATGATGATTTGCTCTCCTCTATCCAGTACCTTGGCGGTTATTCTCTTAAAACTCTTGTGATTGATGATGAGTCATCTGAGTTCCATGATAAACTGGGCAAAATGTCGACGCCTCCAGTATACCTGAATGCTCTAGAGCTGTCCGGCAAGTTGTGTAACTTCCCATCATGGATCACTAAACTCAGGGACATTGTCAAGTTAACCCTTTCAGCAACACTTCTGGGACCAGAAAATCTGGAGTGCCTTAGGGACTTGAAGACATTATTTTCTCTCACCTTTTCAGTACATGCAACAAAACACGATCCTGATATTGCAGCCATTCTTCACAAGAACAAATCTGATTATGGCGGTGAGATCTTTTTTCCACCTGGAGGGTTTGCTAATCTCAAGTTGTTCCGCATCTTCACACCCATTCTCCCATCACTGAACTTCTCAGAAGGGTCGATGCCGGGGCTCGAAAGGCTTGCATTGTGTTTCAAATTGTTGGAAGGTCTTCATGGCGTGGAGAAACTTAAAAGTCTCCATGACGTGATCTTGACAGTTGATGGAGAAGCAGGTAGCACGACCCAGTCGATAATAAATGACCTGAAAGAAGCAAAAGAGGCAGCAAAAAGTAACTATGTCCTAGACATCAAGGAGAATAGTGTGATGAACTGA